A genome region from Oxyura jamaicensis isolate SHBP4307 breed ruddy duck chromosome 25, BPBGC_Ojam_1.0, whole genome shotgun sequence includes the following:
- the CCT3 gene encoding T-complex protein 1 subunit gamma has product MMGPRPVLVLSQNMKRESGRKVQTGNITAAKTIADIIRTCLGPRAMMKMLLDPMGGIVMTNDGNAILREIQVQHPAAKSMIEISRTQDEEVGDGTTSVIILAGEMLSVAEHFLEQQMHPTVIIGAYRKALDDMISILKKIGTPVDVNNREMMLKIIKSAINTKAINRWSDLACTIALDAVKTVELEENGRKEIDIKKYAKVEKIPGGFSEDSCVLRGIMVNKDVTHPRMRRLIKNPRIVLLDCSLEYKKGESQTDIEITREEDFARILQMEEEYIQQICEDLMRVKPDLVITEKGISDLAQHYLMRANITAIRRVRKTDNNRIARACGARIVSRTDELREEDVGTGARLFEVKKIGDEYFAFITDCKDPKACTIILRGASKEILAEVERNLQDAMQVCRNVLIDPQLVPGGGATEMAVSHALTEKSKGMTGVEQWPYRAVAQALEVIPRTLIQNCGASTIRVLTSLRAKHTQEGSQTWGVNGETGALVDMKDLGIWEPLAVKLQTYKTAVETAVLLLRIDDIVSGHKKKGDEQSKQPTATEAAQE; this is encoded by the exons atgatGGGCCCGCGCCCCGTCCTCGTTCTCA GTCAGAATATGAAACGTGAGTCTGGAAGAAAAGTCCAGACTGGGAACATCACTGCTGCTAAG ACTATTGCTGACATTATCCGAACATGTTTGGGACCAAGAGCTATGATGAAG ATGCTTTTGGACCCCATGGGTGGGATTGTGATGACCAACGATGGCAATGCTATCCTTAGAGAG ATTCAAGTCCAGCATCCAGCTGCAAAATCAATGATTGAGATTAGCCGCACTCAAGATGAAGAAGTTGGAGATGGGACCACATCTGTAATTATCCTTG CCGGAGAGATGCTTTCTGTTGCCGAACACTTCCTTGAACAGCAGATGCACCCAACTGTGATCATTGGGGCTTATCGTAAGGCGCTGGATGACATGATCAGTATTCTAAAGAAAATTGG CACTCCAGTGGATGTGAACAACAGAGAGATgatgcttaaaataataaagagtgCTATAAACACCAAAGCAATAAACCGCTGGTCTGACTTGGCCTGTACCATTGCTCTTGATGCTGTTAAGACTGTGGAGCTTGAGGaaaatggcagaaaagaaattgatattaaaaaatatgcaaaagtaGAGAAG ATTCCAGGTGGCTTTAGTGAAGACTCTTGTGTTCTACGTGGAATCATGGTGAATAAAGATGTAACTCATCCCAGGATGCGTCGCCTTATTAAGAATCCACGCATTGTCCTTTTGGATTGTTCGCTAGAGTACAAGAAGGGAGAGAGCCAG ACTGATATTGAAATAACACGGGAGGAAGACTTTGCTCGCATCCTGCAGATGGAGGAAGAGTACATTCAGCAGATCTGTGAGGATCTTATGAGAGTGAAGCCAGATCTGGTCATCACAGAAAAAGGGATTTCTG ACTTGGCCCAACACTACCTGATGAGAGCCAACATCACAGCAATCCGCAGAGTGAGGAAAACTGACAACAACAGGATTGCCAG GGCCTGCGGAGCTCGCATTGTGAGTCGCACCGATGAGCTGCGAGAGGAAGATGTGGGAaccggagccaggctctttgaAGTCAAAAAAATAGGAGATGAGTATTTTGCTTTCATCACGGATTGCAAAGACCCCAAGGCTTGCACTATCATTCTGCGTGGAGCCAGCAAGGAAATCCTTGCA GAGGTAGAGCGTAACCTTCAGGATGCCATGCAGGTGTGTCGCAATGTCCTCATCGACCCGCAGCTGGTGCCAGGAGGGGGAGCGACTGAAATGGCGGTTTCCCATGCACTGACAGAGAAGTCCAAAGGCATGACGGGTGTGGAGCAGTGGCCGTATCGGGCAGTAGCCCAAGCCCTGGAAGTCATTCCCCGAACACTCATCCAGAACTGCGGTGCTAGTACCATCCGTGTGCTGACCTCGCTTAGG GCAAAACACACCCAAGAGGGCAGCCAGACGTGGGGAGTGAATGGTGAGACCGGAGCCTTAGTTGATATGAAGGACCTGGGGATCTGGGAGCCTTTAGCAGTCAAATTGCAGACCTACAAAACAGCAGTAGAG ACTGCAGTTCTTCTGCTCCGCATTGATGACATTGTTTCGGGGCACAAAAAGAAAGGTGATGAGCAAAGCAAGCAGCCCACAGCAACGGAGGCCGCCCAGGAGTAG
- the TMEM79 gene encoding transmembrane protein 79, translating into MAAADPILPPEEVALLELGKVAPATPLDKVPPAPNEHPGDPDATLLWDQCQHGAQGQKEPTETKRRSSPEGGHEDPEEAAPVCPPAESEDDEAHGLPVMAAHVFVPINPQCIERKKQPTPWPQEEGKGGCIPHGDRPDSLRQKQVFLPVSPLRYRDPAGFEGLVAKPSAERSSCPCIRDCSADGLKAVASVVGALFLCPCLIYGAYVFLPFDAPLLPTVSARLVYTLRCAAFATFPIVLGMIVSGISRLCSSALEPFGELQQEVEIHRTYVSQSVHLFILYFFNMAVLATYLQQEVLKLIPLLTGLFAISR; encoded by the exons ATGGCTGCTGCTGACCCCATACTGCCACCAGAGGAGGTGGCTTTGCTAGAGCTGGGGAAGGTGGCCCCGGCCACCCCCCTTGACAAGGTGCCTCCAGCCCCAAATGAACACCCAGGGGATCCCGACGCCACCCTGCTGTGGGACCAGTGCCAGCACGGTGCCCAGGGCCAGAAGGAGCCTACGGAGACTAAGAGGCGCTCAAGTCCTGAGGGGGGCCATGAGGATCCCGAGGAGGCTGCTCCTGTGTGCCCCCCAGCCGAATCTGAAGATGATGAAGCCCATGGGCTGCCCGTGATGGCAGCCCACGTCTTTGTGCCCATCAACCCACAGTGCATTGAGCGGAAGAAGCAGCCCACCCCGTGGCCCCAGGAGGAGGGCAAGGGAGGCTGCATCCCCCACGGGGACAGACCCGATAGCCTCCGCCAGAAGCAGGTCTTCCTTCCAGTCAGCCCCTTGCGCTACAGGGACCCAGCGGGCTTTGAGGGGCTAGTGGCTAAGCCATCAGCTGAGAGGTCATCGTGTCCATGCATCAGGGACTGCAGTGCCGATGGCCTCAAGGCTGTGGCCTCAGTGGTGGGGGCCCTGTTCCTGTGCCCCTGCCTCATCTATGGGGCCTATGTCTTCCTGCCTTTTGATGCTCCACTCCTGCCCACCGTCAGCGCCCGCCTGGTCTACACACTCCGCTGTGCTGCCTTTGCCACCTTCCCCATTGTCCTGG GGATGATTGTCAGCGGCATCTCCCgcctctgctcctctgcactgGAGCCCTTCGGAGAGCTACAGCAGGAGGTGGAGATCCACCGCACTTACGTCTCCCAGTCCGTCCACCTCTTCATCCTCTACTTCTTCAACATGGCTGTGCTGGCCACTTACCTCCAGCAGGAGGTCCTCAAGCTCATCCCCCTGCTCACAGGGCTCTTTGCCATTTCCCGGTAA
- the GLMP gene encoding glycosylated lysosomal membrane protein translates to MRRLLLLAGLLAAAGGREVSMQYNPGWNGSSVNLLHVRAVGPNDTLHYVWSSIGAPAALLVVTEGQSSTLHINWTQLLSPAPAGAIWIEPAGSVVYSTAVVFTKVFEYSKVNALEEVFYPTYDLADFSWDSVNRTLNHTALTAEFVGGPAADPSGSFSNGSLAFRVTAYETSGRDGTLPSLLHTANSSKVEFVLAGAAPRGNSSWFTLEVATVEEAGVVQRLRSARSIDDEYTPTIFETFSLVAESRNDSSALSFLQWKATAYGSQAPTREDSIQCRSGSLKAANWTLPRSSIVHAYFGEGVGSTYTISAVNISFGGEDGNIYEEKRYLSWSTLLGFGQPPKDTFSPLVISIMAVALGTPMVLLVVGSCVVLFAQGKRYTEYEPIN, encoded by the exons ATGCGgcgcctgctgctgctggccgggcTGCTGGCGGCGGCCGGCGGCCGGGAG GTGTCGATGCAGTACAACCCCGGCTGGAACGGCTCCTCTGTCAACCTGCTGCACGTCCGGGCGGTGGGGCCCAATGACACCCTGCACTATGTGTGGAGCAGCATCGGGGCCCCTGCCGCGCTGCTGGTGGTCACCGAAGGCCAGAGCAGCACACTGCACATCAACTGGACCCAGCTGCTCTCGCCTGCTCCTGCCGGAGCCATTTGGATCGAGCCTGCTGGCAGTGTTGTGTACTCCACCGCTGTTGTCTTCACCAAG gtgTTTGAATACAGCAAGGTCAATGCGCTGGAGGAGGTCTTCTACCCCACCTACGACCTGGCGGACTTCTCCTGGGACAGCGTCAATCGGACCCTGAACCACACTGCCCTGACAGCTGAGTTTGTGGGTGGCCCAGCCGCTGACCCCAGCGGCAGTTTCTCCAACGGCAGTCTGGCGTTTCGG GTGACAGCTTATGAGACCAGTGGCCGTGACGGGACCCTGCCCAGCCTTTTGCACACAGCAAACAGCTCTAAAGTGGAGTTTGTCCTTGCTGGGGCGGCCCCACGGGGCAACAGCTCGTGGTTCACCCTAGAGGTGGCCACGGTGGAAGAGGCAGGAGTGGTGCAGAGGCTGCGCTCGGCACGCTCCATCGACGATGAGTACACTCCCACCATCTTTGAG ACGTTCTCCCTGGTAGCTGAGTCCCGAAACGACAGCTCTGCGCTCAGTTTCCTGCAGTGGAAGGCGACAGCCTACGGCTCGCAGGCCCCCACGCGTGAGGACAGCATCCAGTGCCGCTCCGGCAGCCTGAAAGCAGCCAACTGGACCCTGCCCAGGTCCAGCATTGTCCATGCCTACTTCGGGGAGGGCGTAGGCAGCACGTACACAATCAGTGCTGTCAACATCTCCTTTGGGGGTGAGGACGGAAATATTTACGAGGAAAAGCGCTACCTGAGCTG GTCTACACTGCTGGGCTTTGGGCAGCCCCCCAAGGACACCTTCTCTCCCCTGGTCATCTCCATCATGGCCGTGGCGCTGGGCACCCCCATGGTGCTGCTAGTGGTGGGCAGCTGCGTGGTTCTGTTTGCCCAGGGGAAACGCTACACTGAGTACGAGCCCATCAACTGA
- the SSR2 gene encoding translocon-associated protein subunit beta, which translates to MKLLILAVFALFYVAHCEEGARLLASKSLLNRYAVEGRDLTLQYNIYNVGSSAALDVELSDDSFPPEDFGIVSGMLNVKWDRIAPASNVSHTVVLRPLKAGYFNFTSATITYLAQEGGQVVVGFTSAPGQGGILAQREFDRRFSPHFLDWAAFGVMTLPSIGIPLLLWYSSKRKYDTPKTKKN; encoded by the exons atGAAGCTCCTGATTCTTGCTGTGTTTGCCCTGTTCTACGTGGCCCACTGTGAAGAAGGTGCCAGGCTCCTGGCCTCCAAATCTCTATTAAACAGATATGCTGTGGAGGGGAGAGACTTGACGCTGCAGTACAACATCTACAATGTTGGTTCTAG TGCTGCTTTAGATGTGGAGCTGTCGGATGATTCTTTCCCTCCGGAGGATTTTGGCATTGTCTCTGGGATGCTCAATGTCAAGTGGGACAGGATTGCTCC AGCAAGCAATGTGTCCCACACTGTGGTTCTGCGGCCTCTCAAAGCTGGATATTTCAATTTCACCTCTGCTACCATCACGTATCTGGCACAGGAGGGTGGACAGGTTGTG GTTGGTTTCACAAGTGCTCCTGGGCAAGGAGGAATCTTGGCTCAGCGTGAGTTCGACAGGAGGTTCTCCCCTCACTTT CTGGACTGGGCAGCTTTTGGTGTGATGACTCTGCCCTCCATTGGGATCCCGCTGCTGCTGTGGTACTCGAGCAAGAGAAAGTATGACACCCCCAAGACCAAAAAGAACTGA